One window of Chryseobacterium sp. JJR-5R genomic DNA carries:
- a CDS encoding IS1096 element passenger TnpR family protein has translation MVYKIRVILDAKEDIFRDIEVKGKQTLWNLHLGIKSAFSLQGEELSTFNLLEEDGTIIKSVPLEDMSDDGDGEIMSDVYIDEAFESTGNKAQFQYGLLDLWEFFCELVEIIDETKGVNYPITVYRFGNVPMKAPIKSAAAGSKKKSAMPLLDDDFGFDDDLVASGNFEDEDDDNFDDEEEDDYNDDVFDEEDNEDER, from the coding sequence ATGGTTTATAAAATCCGCGTAATATTAGATGCAAAAGAAGATATTTTCCGGGATATCGAAGTTAAAGGGAAACAGACGCTATGGAACTTACATTTAGGTATTAAAAGCGCGTTCAGCCTGCAGGGAGAAGAGCTTTCTACATTTAATCTGCTGGAAGAAGACGGGACAATCATAAAAAGTGTCCCGCTGGAAGATATGAGTGACGACGGCGACGGCGAAATTATGTCGGATGTGTACATTGACGAGGCTTTTGAAAGTACAGGGAATAAAGCGCAGTTCCAGTACGGTCTTCTGGACCTTTGGGAATTCTTCTGTGAACTGGTGGAAATTATTGATGAAACCAAAGGCGTTAATTATCCGATTACCGTATACAGATTCGGTAATGTTCCAATGAAAGCCCCGATCAAAAGTGCTGCAGCAGGATCCAAAAAGAAATCGGCTATGCCGTTGCTGGATGATGACTTCGGATTTGACGATGATCTGGTGGCAAGCGGAAACTTTGAAGACGAAGATGACGATAACTTTGATGATGAGGAAGAAGATGACTATAACGATGATGTTTTTGATGAAGAAGACAACGAAGACGAAAGATAA
- a CDS encoding IS1595 family transposase yields the protein MISINIKSVFELTQIFATEQDCIEYYEDLRWNGIVVSPFDPTSTIYKCKNNQYRCKNTGKYFNVKTGTMFENSKVSLRKWFLAIWLITSHKKGISSIQLGKDIGVRQATAWFMLQRIRACFGIENSNELDGIVECDETFIGGKNKNRHKDKKVPHSQGRSFKDKVPVMGMLQRGESQIVERPHKVIPNKTVKEKIVYKTSKMNAYVVENTKRKSIQPLIYKYVEKDTKLMTDEWWAYKGLNKDYDHKNIDHSKKEYVSLQDNSIHTNNIEGSWNILKRSVSGMYNHVSKKHLQKYVDEFVYRFNLRKVTDQEKFRYLLVNSNVRTTYQELTAEPNVR from the coding sequence ATGATAAGCATAAATATAAAATCGGTTTTTGAACTTACTCAGATATTTGCAACAGAACAGGATTGCATTGAATATTATGAGGATTTGAGATGGAATGGTATTGTTGTAAGTCCTTTTGACCCTACATCAACTATTTACAAATGCAAAAACAATCAATATAGATGTAAGAATACAGGAAAGTATTTCAATGTGAAGACAGGAACAATGTTTGAGAACTCGAAAGTCAGCCTTCGCAAATGGTTCTTAGCTATCTGGCTTATTACTTCACACAAAAAAGGAATAAGTTCTATACAGCTGGGAAAAGATATTGGAGTAAGGCAAGCAACCGCATGGTTTATGCTTCAAAGAATTCGTGCCTGTTTCGGTATTGAAAATAGTAATGAACTTGATGGCATTGTCGAATGCGATGAAACGTTTATCGGCGGTAAAAACAAAAACCGCCACAAAGATAAAAAGGTTCCACACTCACAAGGACGTTCGTTCAAAGACAAAGTTCCTGTAATGGGAATGCTTCAACGCGGGGAAAGTCAAATTGTAGAAAGACCTCATAAAGTTATACCAAACAAAACAGTCAAAGAGAAAATTGTATATAAGACAAGTAAAATGAATGCTTACGTAGTAGAAAACACAAAAAGAAAAAGCATTCAGCCTTTGATATATAAGTATGTAGAAAAAGATACAAAATTAATGACTGATGAATGGTGGGCTTATAAAGGTTTGAATAAAGATTACGATCATAAGAACATAGATCATTCTAAAAAAGAGTATGTAAGTTTGCAGGATAATTCTATACATACAAACAATATCGAAGGAAGTTGGAATATACTGAAAAGAAGCGTTTCAGGAATGTATAATCATGTTTCAAAAAAGCACCTTCAAAAATATGTTGATGAATTTGTATATAGATTTAATCTGAGGAAGGTCACAGACCAAGAAAAATTCAGATATTTGTTAGTAAATTCAAATGTCAGAACAACGTATCAAGAATTAACAGCAGAACCAAATGTTAGATAA
- a CDS encoding DUF2158 domain-containing protein, whose amino-acid sequence MAKTNFQVGDIVTLKSGSPRMTISQIMTREQYFGGGSGELEFNKIKVNWFVGTEVKSGEFIEPQLEKYDNSNEPGFSKNN is encoded by the coding sequence ATGGCAAAAACAAATTTTCAAGTGGGAGATATTGTAACTCTTAAATCTGGGAGTCCTAGAATGACTATTAGTCAAATAATGACAAGAGAACAATACTTTGGGGGAGGCTCAGGGGAATTAGAATTTAATAAAATCAAAGTAAATTGGTTTGTAGGTACTGAAGTAAAATCTGGTGAATTTATAGAACCTCAATTAGAAAAATATGACAATTCAAATGAACCAGGTTTTTCTAAAAATAATTAA
- a CDS encoding thymidylate synthase: MQNYLDLLQHITDHGTDKTDRTGTGTRSVFGYQLRYDLSEGFPLVTTKKVHLKSIIYELLWFLKGDTNIKYLKDNGVSIWDEWADENGDLGPVYGAQWRSWNGADGKVVDQITEVIDQIKKNPDSRRLIVSAWNVAEIPNMALAPCHALFQFYVADGKLSLQLYQRSADVFLGVPFNIASYALLLMMVAQVCGLEVGDYVHSFGDVHIYNNHFEQVNRQLSRETKPLPTMRLNPEIKDIFSFDFEDFTLENYDPHPGIKAPVAI; this comes from the coding sequence ATGCAGAATTATTTAGACCTTTTACAGCATATCACAGACCACGGAACAGACAAAACAGACAGAACCGGAACCGGAACCAGAAGTGTTTTCGGGTATCAGCTGAGGTATGACCTGTCTGAAGGTTTTCCGTTGGTGACCACTAAAAAAGTGCATTTGAAATCCATTATCTACGAACTGCTCTGGTTTTTAAAAGGCGATACCAATATTAAATATTTAAAAGACAACGGTGTTTCGATCTGGGATGAATGGGCAGACGAAAACGGAGACTTGGGCCCTGTTTATGGTGCCCAGTGGAGAAGCTGGAACGGGGCAGACGGAAAAGTGGTCGACCAGATTACGGAAGTAATTGATCAGATCAAGAAAAATCCGGATTCCAGAAGGCTGATCGTTTCTGCCTGGAATGTTGCTGAAATTCCCAATATGGCCCTGGCTCCCTGCCATGCGTTGTTTCAGTTTTATGTAGCAGACGGAAAATTATCCCTTCAGCTGTACCAGAGAAGCGCGGATGTTTTCCTGGGAGTGCCATTCAATATTGCCAGCTACGCACTGCTGTTAATGATGGTGGCGCAGGTGTGCGGTCTGGAAGTGGGGGATTATGTCCACAGTTTCGGGGACGTGCACATTTACAACAATCATTTTGAGCAGGTAAACAGGCAGCTGTCAAGAGAAACCAAGCCGCTTCCGACCATGAGACTGAATCCTGAGATTAAAGATATCTTCAGCTTTGATTTTGAGGATTTTACGCTGGAAAACTACGATCCGCATCCGGGGATCAAAGCGCCTGTTGCGATTTAA
- a CDS encoding alpha-amylase family glycosyl hydrolase, translated as MKKLILIAAVSLGMASCTTQNIKKDMTDLPKDWKHTTNIYEVNVRQYTKEGTFNAFAKEMPRLKAMGVKTLWFMPVTPIAQQNKKGSLGSQYAAADYTSVNPEFGTMEDFKRMVNEAHRLGFKVIIDWVANHTGWDHVWTQTHPEFYLKDPDGKFHVASGMDDIIELDYKNKEMRLAMIDAMKFWIRETGIDGFRCDLASWVEVDFWQQARPEVEKIKPLFWIGEYDELENPDYGKVFDASYSWKWMHKSEDYYKKNQPLQELKDLLTQYSKIGDGSMRAWFTTNHDENSWNGTEYEKYGDITKPMAVLSATWNGIPLLYSGQELPNMKRLEFFEKDPIAWTGTYASADFYKTLFNLKSSNPALRGGDPQVTTYFLNTTANDRILAYLRKNGKDEVLVVLNMSKEPVTFSIEDEKVSGTFTNIFEKKKKSFDEGKNFNFKVSDFAVFEK; from the coding sequence ATGAAAAAGTTAATTTTAATAGCCGCTGTAAGCCTGGGAATGGCTTCATGCACCACTCAAAATATAAAAAAGGATATGACAGATTTGCCGAAAGACTGGAAACATACAACCAATATTTACGAAGTCAATGTAAGACAGTATACCAAAGAAGGAACTTTCAATGCCTTTGCGAAAGAAATGCCCAGGCTGAAAGCCATGGGCGTAAAAACCCTTTGGTTCATGCCGGTTACGCCCATAGCACAGCAGAACAAAAAAGGCAGCCTCGGAAGCCAGTATGCCGCTGCGGATTATACGTCCGTTAATCCGGAATTCGGGACCATGGAAGATTTTAAGCGCATGGTGAATGAAGCGCACCGGTTAGGATTCAAGGTAATTATCGACTGGGTGGCCAACCATACCGGCTGGGACCATGTCTGGACCCAAACGCATCCTGAATTTTATCTAAAGGATCCGGACGGGAAATTCCACGTTGCTTCAGGAATGGATGATATTATTGAACTGGATTATAAAAATAAGGAAATGCGCCTCGCCATGATCGATGCCATGAAATTCTGGATCAGGGAAACCGGTATCGACGGCTTCAGGTGTGACCTGGCCTCATGGGTAGAAGTGGATTTCTGGCAGCAGGCCCGCCCAGAAGTTGAAAAAATAAAGCCGCTGTTCTGGATCGGTGAATATGATGAACTCGAAAACCCGGATTATGGAAAGGTTTTCGATGCCAGCTATTCCTGGAAGTGGATGCATAAATCCGAAGATTATTACAAGAAAAACCAACCGCTTCAGGAGCTTAAAGATCTTCTGACGCAATATTCAAAAATCGGCGACGGCTCTATGAGGGCATGGTTTACCACCAACCACGACGAAAATTCCTGGAACGGGACGGAATACGAAAAATACGGGGATATTACCAAACCGATGGCCGTACTTTCCGCTACCTGGAACGGGATTCCTCTGCTGTATTCCGGCCAGGAGCTTCCCAATATGAAAAGGCTGGAATTCTTTGAAAAAGACCCCATTGCTTGGACCGGGACGTATGCTTCTGCAGATTTCTATAAAACGTTATTCAACCTGAAATCTTCAAATCCGGCCTTAAGAGGAGGGGACCCACAGGTAACGACATATTTCCTGAACACAACGGCCAATGACAGGATTTTGGCTTACCTGAGGAAAAACGGGAAAGATGAAGTGCTGGTCGTCTTAAACATGTCAAAAGAACCTGTAACCTTCAGTATTGAAGATGAGAAGGTATCCGGAACCTTTACCAATATTTTCGAAAAAAAGAAAAAGAGTTTTGATGAAGGGAAAAATTTTAATTTCAAGGTTTCGGATTTCGCTGTTTTTGAAAAATAA
- a CDS encoding sensor histidine kinase, whose product MKFYRLTLVASCLLTLVMFLLVIIFDSLKDIYYSTPFFKIGLFICLVFIFIINYIVLELLFTYYGKKQVRGLSRILPQEIVTHDNENITIKELGERFSDLNQQKVTELDMMKEMESYRKEYIGNVSHELKTPLFSIQGYVETLRDGGVDNLVIRDKYLERIDKSVERLIAIVTDLDMINRLEAGEINLTVSKFDVNLLIKEIFDLLDLEAEKHNATLQIQTLHPQILVEADKQKISQVFINLISNAIHYVNRQEAKVVVKTSILKNKVLIEVIDNGMGIKSESLPRIFERFYRVETSRSRREGGSGLGLAIVKHILEAHNENITAESVYLEGTKFSFMLEKSK is encoded by the coding sequence TTGAAATTTTACAGACTTACCCTGGTCGCCTCCTGTCTCCTGACACTGGTGATGTTCCTGTTAGTAATCATTTTTGATTCACTGAAGGATATTTATTACAGTACCCCTTTCTTCAAAATCGGGCTGTTCATCTGTCTCGTATTTATTTTTATCATCAATTATATCGTACTTGAGCTCCTCTTTACCTATTACGGTAAAAAACAGGTGCGCGGGCTTTCAAGGATCCTGCCGCAGGAAATTGTTACCCATGACAATGAAAATATTACCATCAAAGAACTGGGTGAGCGGTTTTCAGACCTCAACCAGCAGAAAGTTACCGAGCTTGATATGATGAAGGAAATGGAAAGCTACCGTAAAGAATACATCGGCAATGTTTCCCATGAGCTTAAAACCCCTTTGTTTTCCATTCAGGGATATGTGGAAACCCTGCGGGACGGTGGTGTTGATAATCTGGTGATCCGGGATAAATATCTTGAGCGGATTGATAAATCCGTAGAACGGCTGATCGCGATTGTTACCGACCTTGATATGATCAACCGCCTGGAAGCAGGAGAAATCAACCTGACCGTTTCAAAATTTGATGTTAATCTGCTGATTAAAGAAATTTTCGACCTTCTGGACCTGGAAGCGGAAAAGCACAATGCTACCTTACAGATCCAGACCCTGCATCCGCAGATTTTAGTGGAAGCTGACAAGCAGAAAATTTCTCAGGTTTTTATCAATCTGATATCCAATGCTATACATTATGTCAACCGGCAGGAAGCAAAAGTGGTGGTTAAAACAAGCATCCTTAAAAATAAGGTATTGATAGAGGTGATAGACAACGGAATGGGGATCAAATCAGAAAGCCTGCCCAGGATTTTTGAAAGGTTTTACCGTGTAGAGACCAGCCGCAGCAGGCGGGAAGGCGGTTCAGGCCTCGGCCTTGCCATCGTAAAGCATATTCTTGAAGCCCATAATGAAAACATAACGGCAGAAAGTGTGTATCTCGAAGGAACAAAATTCAGCTTTATGCTTGAAAAAAGCAAATAA
- a CDS encoding TonB-dependent receptor plug domain-containing protein — translation MNFRKLSIAVLFLTTSGTVLYAQETQSDTIKKEKRIEGVVIQGSSNRKTETAVLVEQKKAIIQKQAVSAEEISRKGISNVEQGLTKVTGITTVEGRGLFVRGLEERYNYLLINGLGSPSNNPFQKIIALKQFPTDVVGKLNIYKTFNSNLYGDFAGATFDIETLTIDKAFSKIEFGVGVNTLSNFRKGFKVSENADGFKGYSGLNSDDKQLPSSIENSRPSNYRFSANESLSQFKDTWNVDEVRSLPNTSIGFTTVQKIKAGETGTLGILFSLNQSSEYSYKEGAKNQFKDFGGVINLNNDLQRKQYNYELESSALLGFGYKNKGTAINLNAMFLQNANNIIEDYYGYKNNQVQNRDIGFFRTNQQDLSRFLNIQLTGSQKLGERQQLKAGGSYVINNYSQPDRKILEGSRQDLNGNILPDNQLLLAYGGNNIIRQYLDVNSRFYGSAYGEYSVFLGEKGDKKEYPMQLSVGYNGFADLRKTSYRFLFGKPNGTAGQSFLIDKNSPQEKFNQDLANNLFFFQEETDPSLFFTSMYQFVNAGYINFNYKPSESWDILLGGRYENDMTLIRFSEQGAAQKTNLDKERNLFLPSISIKNALNNKNNLRFSFSKTVTRPVLIETMEITYINPDNESIKGNPNIQISDNYNLDLKWEYFPTSKEMFAVNLFAKRINNAIERSFVSSGDANGVTVTYYNAKKADLAGVELEGIISLGRLSESLDKFSLGANATFMYTDVERSEEQLQLEKPNPEYYKGDLHKRGLQGASPYTINADLKYEMKTRNNLSRTFSLVYNVSGSKIYAVGTSGSDNYYEKPFSQLDFIYQEQITKNWNVKAGVQNILNNRYKILLGDNSYYDVQTNGNDIYTDYFRGINFNLTVGYTF, via the coding sequence ATGAATTTTAGAAAACTGAGTATCGCTGTTTTGTTTTTAACAACATCCGGAACTGTACTTTACGCTCAAGAAACCCAAAGCGACACCATCAAGAAAGAAAAGAGAATTGAAGGTGTCGTGATTCAGGGAAGCAGTAACAGGAAAACGGAAACTGCAGTTCTGGTAGAACAAAAGAAAGCCATCATTCAAAAACAGGCTGTAAGTGCTGAGGAAATTTCCAGAAAAGGGATTTCCAATGTTGAGCAGGGTCTTACGAAAGTAACCGGCATTACCACTGTGGAAGGAAGAGGGCTTTTTGTACGGGGTCTGGAAGAAAGATACAACTATCTTTTAATCAACGGCCTCGGATCTCCCTCCAACAACCCGTTCCAGAAAATCATTGCTTTAAAGCAATTCCCGACAGACGTTGTGGGCAAGCTTAATATCTATAAAACATTCAACTCTAATCTTTACGGCGATTTTGCCGGTGCGACTTTCGATATCGAAACGCTGACTATTGACAAGGCTTTTTCCAAGATTGAATTTGGCGTAGGTGTAAATACATTGAGTAATTTCAGAAAAGGATTTAAAGTTTCCGAAAATGCCGATGGATTTAAAGGCTATTCAGGATTGAATTCTGATGACAAGCAATTACCATCTTCCATTGAAAATTCAAGACCAAGCAACTACAGATTTTCCGCAAACGAATCTTTATCACAGTTTAAAGATACCTGGAATGTAGATGAAGTAAGGTCTTTGCCCAATACAAGCATTGGATTCACTACTGTTCAGAAAATTAAGGCTGGTGAAACCGGCACCTTAGGTATCTTATTTTCATTAAATCAGAGTTCAGAATATTCTTATAAGGAAGGAGCTAAAAATCAGTTCAAAGATTTTGGAGGTGTTATTAATCTTAATAATGATCTTCAGAGAAAACAATATAATTACGAACTTGAATCTTCTGCTTTATTAGGTTTCGGGTATAAAAATAAGGGAACAGCCATTAATTTAAATGCTATGTTCCTGCAAAACGCAAATAATATCATTGAAGATTACTACGGGTACAAGAACAACCAGGTACAAAACAGGGATATTGGATTCTTCCGTACTAACCAGCAGGATTTGTCGAGATTCCTTAATATTCAGTTGACAGGTTCCCAGAAATTAGGAGAAAGACAGCAATTAAAAGCAGGGGGAAGTTATGTAATCAATAACTACAGCCAGCCGGACAGAAAAATTTTAGAAGGCAGCAGACAAGACCTGAATGGAAATATTTTACCTGATAATCAATTGCTGTTAGCTTATGGAGGTAATAATATTATCCGTCAGTATCTTGATGTAAATTCAAGATTTTACGGATCAGCATATGGTGAATATTCTGTTTTCTTGGGAGAGAAAGGTGATAAAAAAGAATACCCTATGCAATTATCAGTAGGTTACAATGGATTTGCCGATCTTAGGAAAACATCTTACCGTTTCCTTTTTGGAAAACCTAATGGCACCGCAGGACAAAGTTTCTTAATTGACAAGAATTCTCCTCAGGAAAAATTTAACCAGGATTTAGCCAATAACTTATTCTTCTTTCAGGAAGAAACAGATCCGTCCCTTTTCTTCACCAGCATGTATCAGTTCGTAAATGCAGGATACATCAACTTCAACTATAAACCTTCTGAAAGTTGGGATATTTTACTTGGAGGCAGATATGAAAATGATATGACCTTAATCCGTTTTTCTGAGCAGGGTGCAGCCCAGAAAACAAATTTAGATAAAGAAAGAAATTTATTTTTACCGTCAATTTCCATTAAGAATGCGCTTAATAACAAGAATAACTTAAGGTTCTCTTTTAGCAAGACTGTTACACGTCCTGTCCTAATTGAAACGATGGAAATCACTTATATCAATCCGGATAACGAAAGTATTAAAGGTAACCCGAATATTCAGATCAGTGATAACTACAATTTGGATTTGAAATGGGAGTACTTTCCTACCAGTAAGGAAATGTTTGCTGTGAATTTATTCGCCAAAAGAATTAATAATGCTATAGAAAGGTCATTTGTTTCTTCAGGAGATGCTAACGGTGTAACAGTTACTTACTATAATGCCAAAAAAGCAGATTTAGCGGGCGTTGAATTAGAGGGTATCATCAGTTTAGGACGCCTTTCTGAATCACTTGATAAATTTTCTCTTGGAGCCAATGCTACCTTCATGTATACAGATGTTGAAAGAAGTGAAGAACAGCTGCAACTGGAAAAACCTAATCCTGAATATTATAAAGGGGATTTACACAAGAGAGGTCTTCAGGGAGCATCTCCATACACCATCAATGCCGATTTGAAATATGAAATGAAAACAAGAAATAATCTCAGCAGAACTTTTTCCTTGGTGTATAATGTTTCTGGATCAAAAATATATGCTGTAGGTACCTCAGGGTCTGATAATTATTATGAAAAGCCTTTTAGTCAGTTAGATTTTATTTATCAGGAACAAATTACCAAAAACTGGAATGTAAAGGCAGGTGTTCAGAATATCCTAAACAACAGATACAAGATCTTACTGGGAGACAATAGCTATTATGATGTTCAGACAAACGGAAATGATATATACACAGACTACTTCAGAGGAATAAATTTCAATCTAACAGTAGGATACACATTCTAA
- a CDS encoding response regulator translates to MNQKKILLIDDELDILEILSYNLEKEGYDIYTATNGNEGIDKAKEIVPDLILLDVMMPEKDGIETCQELRRIKELQKTLIVFLSARSEEFSQLAGFQAGANDYIVKLIKPKILISKVNALLQLTSQVSDNAKLIEIGDLIIDKDNFRVSKSGQQFLLPKKEFDLLYLLASNTEKVFKREEILEKVWGNDVIVGERTIDVHIRRLREKLGINTIQTLKGIGYKLIV, encoded by the coding sequence ATGAACCAAAAGAAAATCCTCCTGATTGACGATGAACTGGATATTTTAGAAATCCTGTCTTACAATCTGGAAAAGGAAGGCTATGATATCTATACAGCCACCAACGGTAACGAAGGTATTGACAAGGCAAAAGAAATTGTTCCTGATCTGATCCTGTTGGATGTAATGATGCCGGAAAAAGATGGAATCGAAACCTGTCAGGAACTTCGCAGGATCAAAGAGCTTCAGAAAACATTAATTGTATTTCTTTCGGCAAGAAGCGAAGAGTTTTCGCAATTGGCGGGATTTCAGGCAGGTGCCAACGACTATATCGTTAAACTGATCAAACCGAAAATCCTGATTTCCAAAGTGAATGCTTTGCTTCAGCTGACCTCACAGGTCTCAGACAATGCCAAACTTATTGAAATCGGTGACCTTATTATAGACAAAGACAATTTCAGGGTTTCCAAAAGCGGGCAGCAGTTCCTCCTTCCGAAAAAAGAGTTTGATCTTCTTTATTTACTGGCATCAAACACCGAAAAAGTCTTCAAACGAGAAGAAATCCTGGAAAAAGTCTGGGGCAATGATGTTATTGTTGGCGAAAGGACCATTGATGTGCACATCAGAAGATTAAGGGAAAAACTGGGGATCAATACGATTCAGACATTAAAAGGAATTGGGTATAAACTTATTGTTTAA